In Candidatus Bathyarchaeota archaeon, one DNA window encodes the following:
- a CDS encoding NADH-quinone oxidoreductase subunit C: MFSEDEIVEKMKKFLRNNFLEASVPRTRRIFVKIRKEAIKDAVSFLSRELNVKHLSTITGVDLGEEIELIYHFAYEGSIEISLRLSVPKDNPKIASIVDLVPGATLYEREVHDLLGVVFEGHPDLSRLILPEEWPEGLYPLRKENMPEEMRKITQSMEE, from the coding sequence ATGTTTTCTGAAGATGAGATAGTTGAAAAAATGAAGAAGTTTCTCAGAAACAACTTTTTAGAGGCCAGTGTTCCGAGAACAAGAAGAATTTTTGTTAAAATTAGAAAAGAAGCGATAAAGGATGCTGTTTCCTTTTTAAGTAGAGAACTCAACGTAAAACATTTGTCGACAATAACTGGTGTAGACTTAGGAGAGGAAATTGAACTAATTTATCATTTCGCCTACGAAGGCTCTATAGAAATCTCTCTGAGATTAAGTGTACCAAAGGATAACCCAAAAATCGCTTCAATTGTTGATTTAGTTCCCGGAGCAACTCTCTATGAAAGGGAAGTTCATGACCTTTTAGGCGTCGTTTTTGAAGGGCACCCCGACCTTTCACGGCTCATCCTCCCTGAAGAATGGCCAGAGGGGCTTTATCCGCTTAGAAAGGAGAACATGCCTGAAGAAATGAGGAAAATAACTCAAAGCATGGAGGAATAA
- a CDS encoding NADH-quinone oxidoreductase subunit B family protein: MKWAFKKSPWLLHFNTGGCNGCDIELVAALTPRFDVERFGILLEGSPRHADILAVTGPVTLQVRNRLVRVYEQMPEPKYVIAIGSCACSGAPFKDCYNVHSGVDAVLPVDVYVPGCPPKPEAIIDGIAKLIQKIGKRGE, from the coding sequence ATGAAGTGGGCATTTAAAAAATCCCCTTGGCTATTGCACTTTAACACCGGTGGATGCAACGGCTGTGACATAGAACTTGTGGCGGCTTTAACTCCGAGATTTGACGTTGAAAGATTCGGAATTTTACTAGAGGGAAGCCCCCGCCACGCAGACATCCTAGCGGTTACTGGCCCAGTAACCCTACAAGTTAGAAATCGACTGGTGAGGGTTTATGAGCAAATGCCTGAACCGAAATATGTAATCGCAATAGGTTCATGCGCATGCAGCGGAGCCCCCTTCAAAGATTGCTACAACGTTCACAGCGGAGTTGACGCAGTACTGCCAGTCGACGTCTACGTTCCAGGATGTCCACCTAAACCGGAGGCAATAATCGACGGAATAGCAAAGCTTATTCAAAAAATAGGGAAGAGAGGCGAATAG
- the ndhC gene encoding NADH-quinone oxidoreductase subunit A, which translates to MEGNPLILLLAAFAFSFSLGLLIYLIGGKISAKGKKKERGKTISYACGEEPPPVGEVRLNLERFFIFAVYFLIFDVFAFLIAISFSAPWYLPTIYSLIVLMAVFTFLIMRRRV; encoded by the coding sequence ATGGAAGGTAACCCGCTTATTCTGTTGCTCGCAGCTTTCGCATTTTCATTTTCACTCGGCTTATTGATATATTTAATTGGAGGAAAAATCTCTGCGAAAGGGAAAAAGAAGGAAAGGGGAAAGACTATTTCCTACGCATGCGGAGAAGAACCTCCACCAGTTGGAGAAGTTAGATTAAACCTTGAAAGATTCTTCATTTTCGCCGTTTACTTTCTAATATTTGACGTCTTCGCATTTCTAATTGCAATATCATTCTCTGCACCGTGGTATCTTCCAACAATTTATTCGTTGATTGTTCTGATGGCTGTATTCACCTTCCTAATCATGAGGAGGCGTGTCTAA
- a CDS encoding NADH-quinone oxidoreductase subunit J, with protein sequence MALMFAILTVELKDILYAILSFCGMCITIGALFWILNAPYVAVFQLLVYAGAIVALFIAAVMLTARKERLG encoded by the coding sequence TTGGCGTTAATGTTTGCAATACTAACCGTTGAGCTAAAGGATATTCTTTACGCCATCTTAAGCTTCTGCGGAATGTGCATCACCATCGGGGCATTATTCTGGATTCTAAACGCCCCCTACGTTGCAGTCTTTCAACTACTAGTCTACGCCGGGGCAATAGTAGCACTGTTTATAGCGGCAGTCATGCTTACAGCGAGAAAAGAACGTTTAGGGTGA
- the nuoK gene encoding NADH-quinone oxidoreductase subunit NuoK — protein MNTLDYYVAFSIALYVIGIYCLATKRNMIRAVLGIEILINAANINFIAFSAYRAEGFIDPFAHSVVIISIALAGCVSAVALALIVYAYKHYGTLDIRKLRRLRG, from the coding sequence ATGAATACGCTAGATTATTATGTTGCATTTTCAATAGCCCTCTATGTTATCGGAATTTACTGCCTTGCAACAAAGAGGAACATGATAAGAGCCGTTTTAGGAATTGAAATTCTAATAAATGCTGCAAATATAAACTTCATTGCCTTCTCAGCCTATAGAGCCGAAGGATTCATTGATCCATTTGCCCATTCAGTTGTGATAATTTCCATAGCCCTAGCTGGCTGTGTAAGCGCTGTTGCCCTAGCCTTAATTGTTTACGCTTACAAGCATTACGGCACTTTAGACATTAGAAAACTTAGACGTTTGAGGGGATAG
- a CDS encoding NADH-quinone oxidoreductase subunit M: protein MFSLPLDIVLLFTLTTPIVGWISLKLHLKSLCGIYSAIGLTISGYALYEISVNALSTPIIIPLNAEPFQSCLRIDALGIFMSFTFILIGLLIAVYSIKFIKTDINAALYYTLLLAMIAGMIGVVFAGDFFTLFIFWELMCITSYVLVAFRKQHWEPVEAGLKYLVMSSAGSATVLFGLSILYGLTGTLNFVQLANATKTLPNGWGYISWMLILSGFGIKAAIFPLHTWLPDAYSAAPSPISAILSAVVTETGIYALCRTFFTAFVPLQVEWSTILAVLSVITMTFGNITALLQTDLKRLLAYSSIGHIGYMLTGLAVGTQLGLTGTVLHIFNHALMKGAAFLCAGAIIYRIGKRRLDEIAGIGRKMPATTIAFGISLFALTGMPPLNGFVSELTLFMSTVQANMAWLGISIILNSAFSAGYVLRVIRALLQSSKEDKFKNVKEAPITMLSPICLMAALIIIFGLWPDPILDFARKAAAGLLFTT, encoded by the coding sequence GTGTTCAGCTTACCCTTGGACATAGTATTACTGTTCACACTGACCACTCCGATTGTAGGGTGGATATCGTTAAAGCTTCATCTCAAAAGTCTTTGCGGAATCTATTCGGCAATTGGCTTAACAATATCTGGATACGCACTTTATGAAATTTCTGTTAATGCTTTATCAACTCCTATAATTATTCCGTTAAACGCTGAACCGTTTCAATCATGCCTCAGAATAGACGCTTTAGGCATATTCATGTCATTTACTTTCATTTTAATTGGGCTGCTCATCGCTGTCTATTCGATTAAGTTTATCAAAACAGACATTAATGCTGCTCTTTACTATACGCTGTTATTAGCAATGATTGCCGGAATGATCGGAGTTGTTTTCGCTGGAGATTTTTTCACCCTGTTCATTTTTTGGGAACTTATGTGCATAACCTCTTATGTGCTAGTTGCCTTCAGAAAACAGCATTGGGAACCAGTTGAGGCTGGATTAAAATATCTTGTTATGAGCTCTGCTGGAAGCGCCACAGTTCTATTTGGGCTTTCTATCCTTTACGGTTTAACTGGAACTTTAAATTTCGTTCAACTTGCAAATGCAACAAAAACCCTGCCTAACGGCTGGGGATACATAAGCTGGATGTTAATTCTCTCCGGTTTTGGAATTAAAGCGGCGATTTTTCCGCTTCATACGTGGCTGCCGGACGCGTATTCAGCGGCTCCATCTCCAATTTCAGCTATTCTCTCAGCAGTTGTAACAGAAACCGGAATCTACGCCTTGTGCCGAACGTTCTTCACAGCGTTTGTTCCATTGCAAGTTGAATGGTCAACAATTTTGGCGGTTTTAAGCGTCATAACAATGACGTTCGGAAACATTACTGCCTTGCTTCAAACAGACTTGAAAAGACTGCTTGCATACTCAAGTATAGGACACATTGGATACATGCTTACCGGTCTAGCCGTCGGAACTCAACTTGGCTTAACTGGCACGGTTTTACACATATTTAATCATGCATTAATGAAAGGCGCCGCCTTTCTCTGTGCAGGAGCAATCATTTACAGAATTGGAAAAAGAAGGCTGGATGAGATTGCTGGAATAGGAAGGAAAATGCCGGCTACAACTATTGCCTTTGGAATATCCCTCTTTGCACTAACTGGAATGCCTCCTCTAAACGGGTTTGTAAGCGAATTAACACTTTTCATGTCAACTGTTCAAGCGAACATGGCGTGGCTGGGAATATCCATAATTCTGAACAGCGCCTTTTCCGCAGGCTACGTTCTACGGGTTATACGTGCACTTTTACAGTCATCAAAAGAAGACAAGTTTAAAAATGTGAAAGAAGCCCCAATCACCATGTTGTCGCCAATTTGTTTAATGGCCGCTTTAATTATAATCTTCGGATTATGGCCAGATCCAATTTTAGACTTCGCTAGAAAGGCTGCAGCCGGGCTCTTATTTACAACTTAG
- a CDS encoding NADH-quinone oxidoreductase subunit L yields MIWDENLVPWLCWVFPTVGALFALLLAKVDRKLRDVTVTIFSFLGWLMAAFMIPELLTPKYIDKAAFWITLPNGTSVGMGMLIDPLSIILANVVAFLGFVIMVYSIKYMENEPGQTRYWFLMSLFIGSMLLLVLADNLILFFVGWKIVGLCSYALIGHYYSDEREHWIGGPEPFQFQKPSRCGLKALLVTTFGDVSLLAGIIILYIYSGTFNFVELYQTASSWLGSIAASPGMITLASILILGGPIAKSAQFPLHEWLPEAMAGPTPVSALIHAATMVKAGVYFVARILPIFFYAYWIANYPEASVFFLLVAAIGAFTAFLTGTQAMVSLELKKALAYSTMSQIGYMMLALGVAGLSVNTLASGVSAGIFHLISHGIFKAALFLCAGVLIHVSGSIYMSEMKVSRRSMRFTWLFMWIASLSLMGVPPFSGFWSKDEVLASCLESGQIVLFIVALITVAVTCFYTVRFMGMIFHNKEKSETETKEANALMLVPYGVLAALTVALGLIGPWTGSFLNKTFEKYFTESLGLTISGSGITSASSNIVGSSSIPLGIILPIISILAIIIGAIPAYRFYISHKGKPEEIVNKHNALQWLHRFLWNRWYIDAFYNKLFVRGALSLRSPLVRFVENPIDYALNVGVPNFFAAANKGLRKIQTGILSINMLYIAGFLVVLFIVLWLGVL; encoded by the coding sequence ATGATATGGGATGAAAATCTTGTCCCTTGGCTTTGCTGGGTCTTCCCAACAGTAGGCGCTTTATTCGCGCTGCTTTTGGCTAAAGTTGATAGAAAATTGAGAGATGTAACAGTTACCATTTTCTCATTTCTAGGCTGGCTTATGGCCGCATTTATGATTCCAGAGCTGTTAACACCAAAATATATTGACAAAGCTGCTTTTTGGATAACTCTTCCAAATGGCACTTCAGTTGGAATGGGGATGCTCATAGACCCACTAAGCATAATTCTCGCAAACGTCGTAGCTTTCCTAGGCTTCGTCATAATGGTTTATTCAATTAAATATATGGAAAACGAGCCCGGTCAAACACGCTACTGGTTTCTCATGTCCCTCTTCATAGGCAGCATGCTTCTACTAGTCTTGGCAGACAATCTAATACTGTTTTTCGTAGGCTGGAAAATAGTCGGCTTGTGTAGCTATGCCCTCATCGGACATTACTACAGCGATGAAAGGGAACATTGGATCGGTGGCCCTGAGCCTTTCCAGTTCCAAAAGCCGTCAAGATGCGGGTTGAAAGCCTTGCTTGTCACAACTTTTGGGGATGTCTCCCTACTGGCTGGAATCATAATCCTATACATTTACTCGGGCACCTTCAATTTTGTAGAACTTTATCAAACTGCTAGTTCTTGGCTGGGAAGCATTGCTGCAAGCCCCGGAATGATAACTTTAGCGTCCATTCTCATTCTAGGCGGTCCAATAGCCAAGTCTGCTCAGTTTCCGCTTCACGAGTGGCTTCCAGAAGCCATGGCCGGGCCGACTCCCGTTTCAGCGCTTATTCACGCCGCAACCATGGTTAAAGCAGGAGTCTATTTTGTTGCGCGAATACTGCCTATATTTTTCTATGCTTACTGGATAGCTAATTATCCAGAAGCCAGCGTATTCTTCTTATTAGTAGCAGCCATTGGGGCTTTCACAGCTTTTCTAACTGGAACTCAGGCTATGGTTTCTCTGGAGCTGAAAAAGGCTTTGGCCTATTCAACTATGAGTCAGATTGGCTACATGATGCTCGCTTTGGGTGTTGCAGGCTTAAGCGTAAACACTTTAGCTTCTGGAGTTTCAGCCGGAATCTTCCATTTAATAAGTCACGGAATCTTTAAGGCTGCCTTGTTCCTTTGCGCAGGGGTTTTAATTCATGTTTCAGGCTCGATTTATATGTCTGAGATGAAAGTTTCGAGGCGTAGTATGCGCTTTACATGGCTTTTCATGTGGATAGCCTCATTATCGCTGATGGGAGTCCCGCCCTTCTCTGGCTTTTGGAGCAAAGATGAAGTTTTAGCTTCATGCTTAGAAAGTGGACAAATAGTTCTGTTCATAGTGGCTTTAATAACCGTTGCAGTCACATGCTTCTACACTGTACGTTTTATGGGAATGATATTCCACAACAAAGAAAAAAGTGAAACTGAAACTAAAGAAGCCAACGCTTTAATGCTTGTCCCCTACGGAGTACTCGCTGCTTTAACTGTAGCACTCGGACTAATCGGCCCGTGGACTGGAAGTTTCCTCAACAAAACCTTTGAGAAATACTTTACTGAGTCACTTGGCTTAACCATCAGCGGCAGCGGAATAACCTCTGCCAGCTCCAACATTGTTGGTTCATCGTCAATTCCCTTAGGCATAATTCTTCCAATAATTTCAATTTTAGCAATTATAATTGGAGCCATTCCAGCTTACAGGTTTTATATTTCACATAAAGGCAAACCAGAAGAAATTGTGAATAAGCATAATGCCTTACAGTGGCTTCATAGGTTTCTCTGGAACCGCTGGTACATTGACGCCTTCTACAATAAATTATTTGTACGGGGAGCGCTCTCTCTAAGAAGCCCTCTAGTCAGATTCGTTGAGAACCCCATCGATTACGCCTTAAATGTTGGAGTTCCAAACTTTTTCGCCGCTGCTAACAAGGGGCTTCGAAAAATTCAGACAGGAATACTTTCAATTAACATGCTTTACATAGCGGGGTTCCTTGTTGTCCTTTTCATCGTGTTGTGGTTGGGGGTGTTGTAA
- a CDS encoding NADH-quinone oxidoreductase subunit M, with the protein MQIPYLLLQTVLLPIFAAPVLAILGRKIGKHVGWIACGILTYTSVLLMIAGFSLWSGTSPIYEEYSWSTAIFNLKFGFLADNLSLPVAFIMNLVCAACAAYSIHYMEHRIEQLYGKERRGMHAIYYSIYLLFAVGLVGVSLSTNLIELYVFVELALIPSYIMIDLFGYIDRHRIAMMYFIWNHIGAALFLIGVVLAFTGNGGSFEVNALSMISGTPLGFWVCFLILLGWLVKMATFGFHVWLPYAHGEHPTSIAAIIATIVGLGNYVIVRLLVGQLQETFQLFGFPLMVLALITMIYGALLTIAQDDIKRLYACSTISQTAYSLLGIGSLTAMGISGGMFYFLSHTIGKCILFSVAGIILAQTGIRDMRKLGGLAKKMPLTATLCILGSMILSAIPPLSGFQAEWIMFVGIFQQGNFEAALNIAIALIGIFATFLTTVYTFWPVMRIFFGPLPKSLEDVKEAPYSMTLPLLILALVSFILGVYPDLIMHFLSSIM; encoded by the coding sequence ATGCAAATTCCATACCTTTTGCTCCAAACAGTTCTTTTACCAATATTTGCCGCCCCAGTTTTAGCTATACTTGGAAGAAAAATTGGCAAACATGTAGGATGGATAGCATGCGGCATCTTGACATATACCAGTGTCCTTCTCATGATTGCCGGGTTCAGTTTATGGAGTGGAACTAGCCCAATTTATGAAGAGTATAGTTGGAGCACTGCCATCTTCAATTTGAAATTTGGCTTCTTAGCTGATAATCTAAGTTTGCCAGTTGCTTTTATTATGAACCTTGTTTGTGCAGCTTGTGCAGCCTATTCCATTCACTACATGGAGCATAGGATAGAACAATTGTACGGCAAAGAGAGAAGAGGAATGCATGCTATCTATTATTCGATTTATCTGCTCTTTGCAGTAGGCCTTGTGGGAGTTTCTCTTTCCACTAATCTTATTGAGCTATATGTTTTCGTTGAGTTGGCTCTAATTCCTTCCTACATTATGATAGACCTTTTCGGATACATTGACAGACATCGCATAGCTATGATGTACTTCATCTGGAACCATATAGGTGCAGCGTTATTTCTCATAGGCGTTGTTTTAGCTTTCACTGGAAACGGCGGAAGCTTCGAAGTGAACGCCCTATCCATGATTTCTGGAACACCGTTAGGTTTTTGGGTTTGTTTCTTAATTCTTCTGGGATGGCTCGTTAAAATGGCAACTTTTGGCTTTCACGTTTGGTTACCCTACGCGCATGGTGAACACCCAACCTCTATAGCTGCTATAATAGCAACTATAGTTGGATTAGGAAACTACGTGATCGTAAGGTTGCTTGTAGGCCAGCTTCAAGAAACCTTCCAACTATTCGGTTTCCCGTTAATGGTGTTGGCGTTAATAACTATGATTTATGGCGCTCTGTTAACAATTGCTCAAGATGATATTAAACGGTTATATGCGTGTTCAACTATAAGTCAGACAGCTTATTCTCTCCTTGGAATTGGAAGTCTAACAGCAATGGGAATTTCCGGGGGGATGTTCTATTTTCTAAGTCACACAATTGGCAAATGCATCCTTTTCTCAGTTGCAGGAATAATCCTCGCCCAAACTGGAATCAGAGACATGCGTAAACTGGGAGGCTTAGCGAAAAAGATGCCCCTAACCGCAACACTCTGCATTCTAGGTTCAATGATTCTTTCCGCAATTCCACCCCTAAGCGGTTTTCAAGCCGAATGGATAATGTTTGTGGGAATTTTCCAACAAGGCAACTTTGAAGCTGCATTAAATATCGCCATAGCCTTAATCGGAATATTTGCAACTTTCCTCACAACAGTTTATACTTTCTGGCCTGTAATGCGCATCTTTTTCGGACCTCTTCCCAAATCTTTAGAAGACGTCAAAGAAGCCCCATACTCAATGACTTTACCGTTACTTAT